From Mucilaginibacter rubeus, a single genomic window includes:
- a CDS encoding L-rhamnose mutarotase has translation MKRYCLALDLKDDPQLIAEYEHWHKAENSWPEIRKSILDAEILDMQIYRTGNRLFMIMETSDHFESKTKEAMDALNPKVQEWEQLMWLFQQPLPWAKDGEKWVLMKQIFKL, from the coding sequence ATGAAAAGATACTGTTTGGCCCTTGATTTAAAGGATGATCCGCAATTGATAGCAGAATATGAGCATTGGCACAAAGCCGAAAACAGCTGGCCGGAAATACGCAAAAGCATACTGGATGCAGAAATCCTCGATATGCAAATCTATCGTACCGGAAACCGGCTATTTATGATCATGGAAACAAGCGATCATTTTGAGTCAAAAACAAAAGAAGCGATGGATGCCCTTAACCCCAAAGTACAGGAGTGGGAACAGCTAATGTGGCTATTTCAGCAGCCCCTGCCCTGGGCAAAAGATGGCGAGAAATGGGTACTTATGAAACAGATTTTTAAGCTTTAA
- a CDS encoding family 20 glycosylhydrolase yields the protein MISTKKIIVYITFFVLIQSGLYAQVNNVAPNIIPAVHQWQAGSGSFIINYATVFKFKPSVSTQKNVAIFLEDLAALQSKERQSGLQAKGGKNDIIIKIKPRRHLTQLQKESYHLEIKPDKITIKAVDEAGVFYATRTLLQLIEQSTDKQSIPCYTISDIPAYPFRGFMLDVGRKFFPVSQLKDYICRMSWYKMNQLQLHLNDQAFHGQHYAAFRIQSKTYPQLTATDGFYTQQEIRGLIQYAADRGINIIPEIDAPAHAMSILDIAPDLKNEKLQDGQLDVLNPKTTAMMEKIFDEFVPLFPSPYFHIGTDEYRFKKTTTTEDRKVFAAGFCNYINHFNRYIGAKGKKVMIWSGYNEMPGFTPIDSNIVIDMWLGNNAKEEIKAGHQVVQSTDGWLYIVPGTNYYGVDNKFLYEKWAPNDFGPNQQLNPGEPDLLGAKLHVWNDLGPMGFTYHETAEEVAVALPVMAEKLWGNKMSPTFDEFIKRVDGLKNVPQVNDTRLLDTSKNSNPIINVDFKEHSLPDAVNKQLIKPLAGYESKSTLSLDQHDFVRLNLPADELEQPWTLSFWVKKTDARDTTTVLFESPYGTIFLNLKDKKSGKTGFGIARTVGYKEYAGEGEDFYRQVFNSIVPANRWTQITLTGGHNTCTFYINGKQAESVEKQFICPLKTIGSISGHLSASAFLTNIKVFSRILGKDEILALYLNSEPFNSNLGD from the coding sequence ATGATCTCAACAAAAAAAATAATCGTATACATTACCTTCTTTGTTTTAATACAATCGGGCCTGTACGCACAGGTGAATAATGTTGCGCCGAACATTATCCCGGCGGTTCATCAATGGCAGGCAGGTAGCGGTAGTTTTATTATTAACTATGCTACGGTATTTAAATTTAAGCCATCTGTCTCAACACAAAAAAACGTTGCGATATTCCTTGAAGACCTGGCTGCATTGCAAAGCAAGGAACGGCAATCTGGGTTACAGGCAAAAGGAGGGAAGAATGATATCATCATAAAAATCAAACCCCGGCGTCACCTAACTCAGCTCCAAAAGGAATCTTATCACCTGGAAATCAAACCGGATAAGATCACTATAAAGGCAGTGGATGAAGCCGGTGTTTTTTATGCTACCAGGACTTTGCTACAGTTAATTGAACAGAGTACTGATAAGCAAAGTATTCCTTGTTATACTATTTCAGATATCCCTGCCTATCCTTTTAGAGGATTTATGCTGGATGTTGGGCGCAAATTTTTCCCGGTATCGCAGCTGAAAGATTACATATGCCGCATGAGTTGGTATAAAATGAATCAATTACAATTGCATTTAAATGATCAGGCTTTTCACGGGCAGCACTACGCGGCTTTCAGGATCCAAAGTAAAACATATCCTCAGCTAACGGCTACAGATGGATTTTACACACAACAGGAAATCAGGGGTTTGATACAATATGCCGCAGATCGTGGTATAAATATTATCCCTGAAATTGATGCGCCCGCCCACGCCATGAGTATTTTGGATATTGCCCCCGATCTAAAAAATGAGAAGTTGCAGGACGGGCAATTGGATGTATTAAATCCCAAAACCACCGCCATGATGGAAAAAATCTTCGATGAATTTGTGCCCTTATTTCCATCGCCCTATTTCCATATCGGGACTGACGAATACAGATTTAAAAAGACGACTACAACAGAAGATCGTAAGGTTTTTGCAGCAGGCTTTTGCAACTATATCAATCATTTCAACAGATACATAGGTGCTAAAGGGAAAAAAGTGATGATATGGTCCGGATACAACGAAATGCCAGGATTTACCCCTATTGACAGCAATATAGTGATTGATATGTGGTTGGGTAATAACGCCAAAGAAGAGATTAAAGCGGGGCACCAGGTGGTACAATCAACTGATGGATGGTTGTATATTGTTCCGGGTACAAATTACTACGGCGTGGATAACAAGTTTTTATATGAAAAATGGGCTCCTAATGATTTCGGCCCAAACCAGCAGCTAAACCCGGGCGAGCCTGATTTGTTAGGGGCGAAACTGCATGTATGGAATGATCTCGGGCCAATGGGTTTTACCTATCATGAAACGGCAGAAGAGGTTGCGGTGGCTTTACCTGTAATGGCCGAAAAGCTATGGGGCAATAAAATGTCGCCCACTTTTGATGAATTTATAAAGAGAGTTGATGGCCTGAAAAACGTACCGCAAGTAAATGATACAAGGCTACTGGATACTTCCAAAAACAGTAATCCGATAATTAATGTTGACTTTAAAGAACATAGTTTACCCGATGCTGTAAATAAACAGTTAATAAAACCTTTAGCTGGTTATGAATCAAAATCTACATTATCGCTTGATCAACATGATTTTGTTAGGCTAAACTTACCAGCCGATGAGTTAGAACAACCCTGGACATTGAGCTTTTGGGTTAAAAAAACAGATGCCCGCGATACAACTACAGTGCTGTTCGAATCGCCGTATGGAACAATTTTTCTGAACCTTAAAGATAAAAAATCGGGAAAGACCGGCTTCGGTATTGCCCGGACTGTTGGCTACAAAGAATACGCAGGTGAAGGTGAAGATTTTTACCGTCAGGTGTTTAATAGCATTGTCCCAGCAAATAGATGGACGCAGATAACTTTGACGGGTGGGCATAATACCTGTACTTTTTATATTAATGGCAAACAAGCAGAATCAGTAGAAAAGCAATTTATTTGCCCGCTAAAAACAATAGGAAGCATTAGCGGCCATCTTTCAGCTTCAGCATTTTTAACTAATATAAAAGTGTTCAGCCGGATATTGGGAAAGGACGAAATACTGGCATTATATTTAAATTCTGAGCCTTTTAATTCAAACTTAGGGGACTGA
- a CDS encoding alpha-galactosidase: MKRKLFFSTIAFWGIINIASSQEANNKLPAWKENEKSALSQDWLVNPVQQKADVYDDGKNIILSNGLIKRTFRIQQNVACIDYSNMSNGQQLLRAVKPEAKLTIDGKQYNIGGLYGQKENAYLLPEWVSGFKGNENDFQFQSFSVTDIPPYIRWKPRGWALNTVPGSGKMLSFTYKSNVDGLKDLLVTVHYELYNNIPLIVKWLSVQNKGNKVITLNRVINEVLATVEEESAVVGSPAQMEKQHGLYLETNYAFNNSMRYDISDQTTHWKADSNYTSQVNYDYQTPCLLEVYPEKATGIELGKGQVFNSVRTYELLMDSYDRERRGLAIRKMYSTIAPWTTENPIFMHLVSRNDEDVKKAIDQCAATGYEALILSFGSHCNMEDSSAANIQRWKTLSDYAHSKHILIGGYSLFSSRRISDEDDVIDPITKKPDAAAFFGHAPCLGSKWGLAYLDKLKYFISKTGFDIFENDGPYPGDVCASTTHPGHKNLDDSQWQQMELQKGLYHWCNEHGIYVNAPDWYFLDGTNKIALGYREVNFSLPRDQQMILNRQNIFDGTWEKTPAMGWGFVPLTRYQGGGPEAVLEPLSDHLKDYEQLMMQYYGAGVQACYRGPRLYDTEATRKMVVGVIDWYKKYRSILNSEIIHLRRADGRDWDGLLHVNPKLDTKGMIMLYNPLKVAITRTIKVPLYYTGLTSSALLREKGGVAKKYPVDRKYEIMLTFNIAPESYTWFTIE, from the coding sequence ATGAAAAGAAAGCTGTTTTTTTCGACGATTGCTTTTTGGGGCATCATCAACATCGCCAGTTCACAAGAAGCGAATAATAAATTACCTGCCTGGAAGGAAAATGAAAAATCGGCCCTTTCTCAGGATTGGCTGGTAAACCCTGTTCAGCAAAAAGCTGACGTTTATGATGATGGTAAAAACATTATTCTGAGTAATGGTTTGATAAAAAGGACCTTTCGGATTCAGCAAAATGTGGCTTGCATTGATTATAGCAATATGAGCAACGGTCAGCAATTGCTGAGGGCTGTAAAGCCCGAAGCGAAGTTAACTATCGATGGCAAGCAATATAATATCGGGGGGCTTTACGGGCAAAAGGAGAATGCCTATCTGCTGCCCGAATGGGTAAGCGGATTCAAAGGCAATGAAAATGACTTTCAGTTTCAATCCTTTTCGGTAACGGATATTCCTCCTTACATCCGCTGGAAACCGCGAGGCTGGGCGCTTAATACCGTACCTGGCTCTGGTAAAATGCTGTCATTTACCTATAAATCAAATGTCGATGGTTTAAAAGATCTGCTTGTTACTGTACATTATGAATTGTACAATAACATTCCTCTTATTGTAAAATGGCTTTCGGTGCAGAATAAGGGTAATAAAGTGATAACGTTAAACAGGGTAATAAATGAGGTACTTGCAACGGTAGAGGAGGAAAGTGCTGTAGTTGGCTCGCCGGCTCAGATGGAAAAGCAGCATGGCCTTTATTTGGAAACTAACTATGCCTTTAATAATTCTATGCGATATGACATCAGCGACCAAACCACCCATTGGAAAGCCGATAGCAATTATACATCACAGGTAAATTATGACTATCAGACCCCGTGTTTATTAGAGGTATACCCGGAAAAGGCGACTGGTATAGAATTGGGAAAGGGGCAGGTTTTTAACTCCGTTCGCACTTACGAGTTACTGATGGATAGTTATGACCGCGAAAGGCGGGGATTGGCTATCAGGAAAATGTACAGCACTATAGCTCCATGGACAACTGAAAATCCCATCTTTATGCACCTCGTAAGTCGTAATGATGAAGACGTAAAAAAGGCTATAGATCAATGCGCGGCAACCGGGTATGAAGCCCTGATCCTCAGCTTTGGTAGCCATTGTAATATGGAGGATAGTTCGGCAGCCAATATACAGCGCTGGAAAACACTATCCGATTACGCGCACAGTAAACATATCCTGATAGGTGGCTATTCTTTATTTAGTTCAAGGCGGATCAGTGATGAAGATGATGTGATCGATCCGATAACAAAAAAGCCGGATGCGGCTGCTTTCTTTGGTCATGCCCCTTGCCTGGGCAGCAAATGGGGATTGGCCTATCTGGATAAGTTAAAATACTTTATTAGTAAAACCGGCTTCGATATTTTTGAAAATGACGGCCCTTATCCTGGCGATGTTTGTGCTTCAACTACACATCCCGGCCATAAAAACCTGGATGATAGCCAATGGCAGCAAATGGAGTTACAAAAAGGTTTATATCATTGGTGCAATGAACATGGCATTTATGTAAATGCTCCCGACTGGTATTTTCTGGATGGTACTAATAAAATTGCTTTAGGCTACAGGGAAGTTAATTTTTCTTTGCCGCGTGATCAGCAAATGATCCTAAACCGTCAGAATATTTTTGACGGTACCTGGGAAAAAACTCCTGCTATGGGCTGGGGATTTGTACCGCTTACCCGGTATCAGGGCGGTGGTCCCGAAGCCGTGTTGGAACCACTTTCGGATCATTTGAAGGATTATGAACAATTAATGATGCAATACTACGGGGCGGGAGTTCAGGCCTGTTACCGCGGCCCAAGATTGTACGATACTGAGGCTACCCGCAAGATGGTGGTAGGTGTCATTGATTGGTATAAAAAATATCGCAGTATCCTTAACTCTGAGATTATCCATCTTCGCCGGGCCGATGGCAGAGACTGGGATGGTTTGCTGCATGTGAATCCGAAACTGGATACAAAGGGAATGATCATGCTTTACAACCCGCTTAAAGTTGCGATTACAAGAACCATTAAAGTCCCTCTGTACTACACAGGTTTAACAAGTTCGGCATTGCTCAGGGAAAAGGGAGGGGTAGCTAAAAAGTACCCTGTTGACAGGAAATATGAGATCATGTTAACCTTCAATATAGCGCCCGAGAGTTATACCTGGTTTACTATTGAATAA